The following proteins come from a genomic window of Vallitaleaceae bacterium 9-2:
- a CDS encoding peptidylprolyl isomerase, translating into MKKTLVMLLALVLTIGLLAGCNEQDAGNDATQDETQDETTSNEGGEDVTVTDFNDEVVFTVNDQEIMLSEINFWTYYYKSMYEGSYGISDWDMEMGEGITLEDGIKDTIKGVSIQGVVMQDLANEYGLELSEEKKEEYMSQASSIYESFDPTVMQQYGFTLETIENIMYQTGLSELVFEEMTKDVEIDQDAVQVAVEADPTYTNIMSVGVENYSDQVRARHILISTVDQATNQPLEADAIAAAKEKAEALLERAKDGEDFATLATENTEDPGSKETGGEYTFGRGQMVPEFEEAAFNLEEGEISDLVATSYGYHIIKLEEKIPSTPEQIEQIEATLDSIRENYEYQQKSEAFSTMYEEVMVDYEPVVNEEAWEKVTLK; encoded by the coding sequence ATGAAGAAGACACTAGTAATGCTTTTAGCACTTGTTTTAACTATTGGCCTATTAGCAGGGTGTAATGAACAAGATGCTGGAAACGATGCTACACAAGATGAGACACAAGATGAAACAACAAGTAACGAAGGTGGAGAAGATGTTACAGTAACTGATTTTAATGATGAGGTCGTGTTTACAGTTAATGATCAAGAGATCATGCTAAGTGAGATTAACTTTTGGACTTATTATTATAAAAGTATGTACGAAGGTTCATATGGAATATCAGATTGGGACATGGAAATGGGTGAAGGTATAACGTTAGAAGACGGTATCAAAGATACCATTAAAGGGGTATCCATCCAAGGCGTAGTTATGCAAGACCTAGCCAATGAATATGGACTAGAGTTGTCAGAAGAGAAAAAAGAAGAGTACATGAGTCAAGCATCAAGTATTTATGAATCATTTGACCCAACAGTAATGCAACAATATGGTTTCACACTAGAAACAATTGAAAACATTATGTATCAAACAGGATTAAGTGAACTTGTATTTGAAGAAATGACCAAAGATGTTGAAATCGACCAAGATGCAGTTCAAGTAGCAGTGGAGGCAGACCCAACATATACAAATATAATGAGTGTTGGTGTTGAAAACTACAGTGATCAAGTACGTGCACGTCATATCTTGATTTCAACAGTTGACCAAGCAACAAATCAACCACTTGAAGCAGATGCCATTGCAGCAGCGAAAGAAAAAGCAGAAGCTCTACTTGAGCGTGCAAAAGATGGAGAAGATTTTGCAACATTAGCGACAGAAAATACAGAAGACCCAGGTTCAAAAGAAACTGGCGGCGAGTATACATTTGGTCGTGGACAAATGGTGCCGGAGTTTGAAGAAGCGGCATTTAACTTAGAAGAAGGAGAGATCAGCGATCTTGTTGCCACTTCTTATGGATACCATATCATTAAGTTAGAAGAGAAAATTCCTTCAACACCTGAGCAAATAGAGCAAATTGAAGCGACATTAGACTCTATCCGTGAGAACTACGAGTATCAACAAAAATCTGAAGCTTTTTCAACGATGTATGAAGAAGTAATGGTAGATTATGAGCCTGTAGTTAACGAAGAAGCATGGGAAAAGGTTACATTAAAATAA
- the folE gene encoding GTP cyclohydrolase I FolE — protein sequence MIDIKAIEEHVRGILIALGDNPDREGLIDTPKRVANMYAEVFDGMNYTNDEIVTMLNKTFDEDLDSEAMSKDMVVMKDIELFSFCEHHLALMYNMKATVAYMPKDNVIGLSKIARIVDMVSRRLQLQERIGADIAEILQKITDSPDVAVIIKGEHSCMTARGIKKANAKTITTTFKGRFNTDESLYLKLMSIYQS from the coding sequence ATGATTGATATAAAAGCTATTGAAGAACACGTTCGAGGAATTCTCATCGCCCTTGGTGATAATCCTGACCGTGAAGGATTAATTGATACGCCAAAACGTGTTGCCAATATGTATGCCGAAGTCTTTGACGGTATGAACTACACGAATGATGAAATTGTAACTATGTTAAACAAAACATTTGACGAAGACTTAGACAGTGAAGCGATGAGTAAAGACATGGTTGTCATGAAGGATATTGAACTGTTTTCCTTTTGCGAACATCATCTGGCTCTGATGTATAATATGAAAGCCACTGTTGCTTACATGCCTAAAGATAATGTTATTGGACTAAGTAAGATTGCGCGTATCGTTGATATGGTTAGTCGACGACTTCAGCTGCAAGAACGCATCGGTGCCGATATCGCTGAAATCCTGCAAAAAATTACGGATTCTCCTGACGTTGCCGTCATCATAAAAGGTGAACATAGCTGCATGACCGCAAGGGGTATAAAAAAAGCCAATGCCAAGACAATAACAACCACTTTCAAAGGGCGTTTTAATACAGACGAATCACTTTATCTAAAGCTAATGTCAATTTATCAAAGCTAG
- a CDS encoding S-layer homology domain-containing protein, producing MIKKIQIGLTSFGLLIIMLTSVSASSAHVIYQVEWVAENAGIVQLQWNDATMTRPIMIQGWTQAATGEVIIRYATGQELPTGFDERRIEVDNLKAPFRIVLVDATAADTNIFTDMPSSNEGAQAIQMLYDLGVLNGYSDGTIKPDNSVSRAEFSKMLFMATHMSMAPTGTAPGFSDVPLEHWAKTYIGTLASKGIVQGKGNNTFDPNGTITIAELATILNRTFTLYGTKVNYPYENNGHWSFSHFEELTSKGIIKSSDTYYYPYQPERIATRQDCAILLGRILLQYHEVVK from the coding sequence ATGATAAAAAAAATACAGATAGGACTCACGAGCTTTGGTCTGTTGATAATAATGTTGACCAGTGTATCAGCAAGTAGTGCCCATGTTATATATCAAGTGGAGTGGGTCGCTGAAAATGCAGGAATAGTTCAACTGCAATGGAATGACGCGACGATGACCAGACCCATTATGATTCAAGGGTGGACCCAAGCGGCAACGGGTGAAGTTATTATTCGTTATGCGACAGGTCAAGAACTTCCAACAGGGTTTGATGAACGACGAATTGAAGTAGACAACTTAAAAGCGCCCTTTAGAATTGTATTAGTGGATGCAACAGCAGCAGATACCAATATATTTACAGATATGCCATCCAGTAATGAGGGGGCGCAGGCCATTCAGATGCTATACGATTTAGGGGTTCTTAATGGATATTCAGATGGTACAATCAAACCGGATAATTCAGTTTCACGAGCAGAATTTAGCAAAATGCTTTTTATGGCAACGCATATGTCGATGGCTCCAACTGGAACTGCACCTGGATTTAGTGATGTGCCTTTGGAACATTGGGCAAAAACATATATTGGAACACTTGCTTCAAAAGGTATTGTGCAAGGTAAAGGAAACAATACCTTTGATCCAAATGGAACGATTACCATCGCAGAATTAGCGACCATATTAAATCGAACATTTACTTTGTATGGAACAAAAGTGAATTATCCTTACGAAAATAATGGGCATTGGAGTTTTTCCCACTTTGAAGAACTGACTAGTAAGGGAATCATAAAAAGCAGTGACACATATTACTATCCCTATCAACCCGAACGCATTGCAACACGACAAGATTGTGCGATACTTCTTGGACGAATTCTTTTACAATACCATGAAGTCGTAAAGTAA
- a CDS encoding 4Fe-4S binding protein: MKQARKQTTTRKKSQQHWTWIIIITFFVLGILDTRFGILGIVCMGVPIIHALKGDGKIHCSKYCPRGSFLGKFLDKISMHKQLPGYMRTKKAKHVLLIIMLTMLSIAMYHTGFVFEKMAFAFLRFMGMSFAVGIIMGVFFKPRSWCVVCPMGHASGLIAGRRKKIVKRRPVYEGE, encoded by the coding sequence ATGAAGCAAGCAAGGAAGCAAACGACGACGCGTAAAAAATCACAACAACATTGGACATGGATTATTATTATTACTTTTTTTGTACTCGGTATTTTAGATACCCGCTTTGGAATATTAGGAATTGTCTGTATGGGCGTACCTATAATACATGCTCTAAAAGGCGATGGGAAAATACATTGTTCCAAATATTGTCCACGAGGGTCTTTTTTAGGAAAATTCTTAGACAAAATATCAATGCATAAGCAATTACCTGGATATATGCGTACTAAAAAGGCAAAACATGTACTGCTTATCATCATGTTGACCATGCTAAGTATTGCTATGTACCATACAGGGTTTGTATTTGAAAAAATGGCATTTGCATTTTTGCGTTTTATGGGCATGTCATTTGCAGTTGGAATTATAATGGGCGTCTTTTTTAAACCAAGAAGTTGGTGCGTAGTTTGTCCCATGGGACATGCATCAGGGCTTATTGCGGGGCGACGCAAGAAAATTGTGAAGCGTCGACCGGTATATGAGGGTGAATAA
- a CDS encoding TetR/AcrR family transcriptional regulator produces MQVLKEEVRDNIKQAAKQCFMVSGYAKTSMREISRVANVSTGNLYRYYANKESLFDELVQPVVELFEKEKKPMDDFDFPLLDANILLNQELLDILINAHVIYREELFLLFLRNEGTKYENVKQVFVEHVHQQAKALLKKEFSELEDLVDTKIYLRATAAAIVESILVILEESVDDYTFMKNMFQHTELNIKSIIRTLRDMRDNNETFRRISDEEINNYIRCIGNH; encoded by the coding sequence ATGCAAGTCTTAAAAGAAGAAGTTAGAGACAATATTAAGCAGGCAGCAAAGCAATGTTTTATGGTCTCAGGGTATGCTAAAACTTCGATGCGTGAAATCAGTCGAGTGGCGAATGTGTCAACAGGGAATTTATATCGATACTACGCAAACAAAGAAAGTTTATTCGATGAACTCGTTCAACCTGTTGTAGAGCTATTTGAAAAAGAAAAAAAACCGATGGATGATTTTGATTTTCCTTTATTGGATGCGAATATTTTGTTAAATCAAGAACTTCTAGATATTCTTATCAATGCACATGTCATTTATCGGGAAGAACTGTTTTTACTGTTTTTACGAAATGAAGGAACTAAGTATGAAAATGTGAAGCAGGTATTTGTAGAACACGTACATCAGCAAGCCAAGGCTCTTTTGAAAAAGGAGTTTAGTGAATTAGAAGACCTTGTCGATACAAAGATTTACCTGAGGGCGACGGCAGCTGCAATAGTGGAGAGTATTCTTGTTATATTGGAAGAATCCGTTGATGATTACACTTTCATGAAGAACATGTTTCAACATACAGAGTTAAACATTAAAAGTATCATACGTACGTTAAGAGACATGCGCGATAATAACGAGACATTTAGGAGGATAAGCGATGAAGAAATTAATAACTATATTCGTTGTATTGGCAATCATTAG
- the pabB gene encoding aminodeoxychorismate synthase component I translates to MHTVSIYSFKTDLDPYILYTHLAPKKDSIFLDSSKADSTYSRYSIIGLNPFLTVKVHDGQLYEKKYPQKDFSLIADKDIFAYMKQIIYANQIKNTTSFPFIGGGMGYFSYELGKELFNIASKAPRLFTIPECYFVFYDNIIIIDTQTKEGLITGLGKLAPGDLSIEQIKKRITPFMNQNIQEPPSSHVSRNIIKGTLTSSSLKSTFTRQGYMDAIERMRRYMEDGHIYVANMTHTFYGPCHQSSNTVYHKLRTINPAPFSAYLSLDDFQLCCSSPERFIQIKNQHVQTRPIKGTVPRGQTPELDQSNRLLLENSKKDKAELLMIVDLERNDLSQVCMPHSVHVPELFKIERFSSVYHLVSTVTGKLYPHKTAVDCFEATFPGGSITGAPKIRAMEIIEELENSSREMYTGSIGYFGFDGDADFNIVIRSILIKDSMAYLGVGGGITYESDPASEFQETLDKAKNLFLALDATVCIDE, encoded by the coding sequence ATGCATACCGTAAGCATCTATTCATTCAAAACGGATCTTGACCCCTATATTTTATATACCCATCTAGCCCCTAAAAAGGATTCGATTTTTTTAGACAGTTCAAAAGCGGACTCGACGTACAGTCGATATTCCATTATAGGATTGAATCCTTTTTTAACTGTTAAAGTGCATGATGGTCAGCTCTACGAAAAAAAATATCCGCAAAAAGATTTTTCCCTTATAGCGGATAAAGATATCTTTGCCTATATGAAGCAAATCATCTACGCCAATCAGATAAAAAACACAACCAGCTTTCCTTTTATTGGTGGGGGTATGGGATATTTTAGTTATGAGTTAGGAAAAGAACTTTTCAATATAGCGTCCAAAGCACCAAGGTTATTTACCATTCCTGAATGCTATTTTGTTTTTTACGATAATATCATTATTATTGATACGCAGACTAAAGAAGGACTCATCACGGGACTAGGCAAGCTTGCTCCCGGCGATTTGTCAATCGAACAAATCAAAAAGCGTATAACGCCTTTCATGAACCAAAACATACAGGAACCACCATCATCGCATGTATCCCGCAATATCATAAAAGGCACCTTAACTTCATCTAGCTTAAAATCAACGTTTACACGTCAAGGATATATGGATGCCATTGAACGAATGCGTCGTTACATGGAGGATGGCCATATATATGTCGCTAACATGACCCATACTTTTTATGGGCCTTGCCATCAATCAAGTAACACCGTGTATCATAAACTTCGAACCATCAATCCTGCTCCTTTTTCTGCCTATCTATCCTTAGATGATTTTCAGCTATGCTGTTCATCACCAGAACGGTTTATCCAAATAAAAAATCAACATGTTCAAACCCGTCCCATCAAAGGAACGGTTCCACGTGGGCAAACACCTGAATTAGATCAGTCCAATCGTCTTTTACTTGAAAACAGTAAAAAAGATAAAGCTGAACTTCTTATGATTGTTGATCTTGAAAGAAATGACTTAAGTCAAGTCTGTATGCCCCATAGCGTCCATGTACCTGAACTTTTTAAAATCGAACGCTTCTCCAGTGTTTATCACCTTGTAAGCACCGTTACCGGAAAGCTTTACCCACACAAGACAGCTGTTGATTGTTTTGAAGCCACTTTTCCCGGAGGCTCAATTACCGGTGCCCCAAAAATACGCGCTATGGAAATTATTGAAGAATTAGAAAACTCCTCGCGTGAAATGTACACAGGCTCCATCGGGTATTTTGGTTTTGATGGTGACGCCGATTTTAATATTGTGATTCGAAGCATCTTAATCAAAGATTCTATGGCCTATCTTGGTGTTGGTGGGGGAATAACGTATGAGTCAGACCCTGCCAGTGAATTCCAAGAAACTCTTGATAAAGCAAAAAACCTTTTTTTGGCACTCGATGCAACTGTTTGCATCGACGAATGA
- the folK gene encoding 2-amino-4-hydroxy-6-hydroxymethyldihydropteridine diphosphokinase produces MDQLIIKDLELFAYHGVNQEEKNMGQKFILDATIDLDLSVAGDNDAIGSALHYAKLCHELQDVFTQTKHDLIERAATVLCHYILNHYSQVATVDLTLKKPWAPIHLPIDYPAVRLVRRWHKVYIALGSNLGDKQEHINQALEHINALQHTQLVKSSSLIITSPVGYTDQDDFLNGVCEVKTLLSASRLMDALLDIEKKLGRIRTTHWGPRTIDLDMLYYDDLVTDDPHIILPHPRMNERRFVLEPLNEIAPYALHPLLKKRTFELLNAQGLA; encoded by the coding sequence ATGGACCAATTAATTATAAAAGACTTAGAACTCTTCGCCTACCATGGGGTTAATCAAGAAGAAAAAAACATGGGTCAAAAATTTATACTTGACGCTACAATCGATCTTGACCTATCGGTTGCAGGAGACAATGATGCTATAGGCTCTGCATTGCACTATGCAAAACTATGCCATGAACTTCAAGATGTTTTTACCCAGACAAAGCATGATCTCATTGAACGTGCGGCAACTGTACTTTGCCATTATATTCTAAACCATTATTCTCAGGTAGCAACTGTTGATTTGACTTTAAAGAAACCTTGGGCACCTATACACCTTCCTATCGATTATCCCGCTGTTCGTCTTGTACGTCGCTGGCACAAAGTCTATATCGCCCTAGGTTCCAACTTAGGGGATAAGCAAGAACATATCAATCAAGCCCTTGAGCACATAAATGCGCTACAACACACACAGCTCGTCAAGTCTTCTTCACTTATTATCACCTCTCCAGTCGGATACACTGACCAAGACGATTTTTTAAATGGTGTCTGCGAGGTTAAGACCCTGTTATCCGCCTCAAGACTTATGGATGCATTGTTAGATATTGAAAAGAAGTTGGGACGTATTCGCACAACCCATTGGGGCCCTCGTACGATTGACCTTGATATGCTCTATTATGATGATCTAGTTACTGATGATCCTCATATTATCTTACCTCATCCAAGGATGAACGAACGACGCTTTGTATTAGAACCACTAAATGAAATCGCCCCTTATGCCTTACATCCTTTATTAAAAAAACGCACCTTTGAATTGCTCAACGCACAAGGCTTAGCGTAA
- the folP gene encoding dihydropteroate synthase: MNIGNTHFDFEHHGYIMGILNATPDSFSDGGLHNTIQAAVNRTLEMIKQGASIIDIGGESTRPGHDPVDYHEEIARIVPIIEAIRQESTIPISVDTSKSQVAQAALKAGASMINDVWGLKKDPELAKVIAEYQVPCCIMHNRDKTQYDALIKDVINDLQESIDIALDAGIKKSQLIVDPGIGFAKTLNDNLYMMNHLDELQVFDLPILLGTSRKSMIGLALSQPVDQRVEGTIATTTFGYVQGCRIFRVHDVHENYLALKMIEAIKNGG, translated from the coding sequence ATGAATATTGGAAACACACATTTTGATTTTGAACATCACGGTTATATCATGGGTATACTTAATGCCACACCTGATTCATTTTCAGACGGCGGTCTACACAATACAATTCAAGCCGCTGTTAATCGAACACTTGAAATGATTAAACAAGGAGCCTCAATCATTGATATTGGTGGGGAATCCACACGTCCAGGACATGATCCTGTCGATTATCACGAAGAAATTGCACGAATTGTTCCGATAATTGAAGCTATTCGACAAGAATCGACTATTCCTATCTCCGTTGATACAAGCAAAAGTCAAGTTGCTCAAGCCGCATTAAAGGCTGGCGCCTCCATGATTAATGATGTATGGGGATTAAAAAAAGATCCTGAGCTTGCTAAGGTTATCGCTGAATATCAAGTACCTTGCTGTATTATGCATAATCGTGATAAAACCCAATATGATGCGCTCATTAAAGATGTCATTAATGACTTGCAAGAAAGCATTGATATCGCCTTAGATGCAGGTATTAAAAAGTCACAGCTGATTGTCGATCCAGGTATAGGCTTTGCAAAAACACTCAATGATAATCTCTATATGATGAACCATCTAGATGAACTTCAAGTCTTTGACTTACCTATTCTATTAGGTACATCTCGAAAATCAATGATTGGATTAGCTCTATCTCAACCTGTTGACCAACGTGTGGAAGGCACCATTGCCACAACAACATTTGGATATGTTCAGGGCTGTCGTATCTTTCGAGTGCATGATGTTCACGAAAACTACCTTGCCCTTAAAATGATTGAAGCAATTAAAAACGGAGGTTAA
- a CDS encoding HD domain-containing protein, translating to MNTQIDAIINHPKYKAYYLKIQNHEVARSTCKHDMSHFLDVARIAYILNFEKQLGISKKLIYATALLHDIGRFEQYERGIEHEISSASLCLEILIDTGFLEEEILQIQKAILNHRNLDIKDEPTLSGIIYRADKASRPCHSCLVQDICNWPIEKKNLTITY from the coding sequence ATGAATACTCAAATTGATGCTATTATTAATCATCCAAAGTATAAAGCATACTATCTTAAAATACAAAACCATGAAGTGGCGCGTTCCACCTGTAAGCATGACATGTCACACTTTTTAGATGTTGCTCGAATTGCCTATATCCTTAATTTTGAAAAGCAATTGGGAATTTCTAAAAAATTGATTTATGCTACGGCATTGCTACACGATATCGGTCGTTTTGAACAATATGAACGCGGAATTGAACACGAAATATCCAGCGCTTCTTTATGTCTGGAAATACTAATTGACACAGGCTTTTTGGAAGAGGAAATCCTTCAAATTCAAAAGGCAATTCTTAATCATCGCAATCTAGATATTAAGGATGAACCTACACTTAGTGGAATTATCTACCGAGCGGATAAAGCATCACGCCCCTGTCATTCATGTTTAGTTCAAGACATATGCAATTGGCCCATAGAAAAGAAAAATTTAACGATTACTTATTAA
- a CDS encoding efflux RND transporter periplasmic adaptor subunit yields the protein MKKLITIFVVLAIISIIVIPRVMDNNQGGSEESVIKSVTVEAEAAKTQKVETYIDLIGSTYAKATVPVMAPVPADVDNIHIAVGDYVTQGQVLFSLDPSDVENQVKQAQLSVDQASAAAAQANVGINSARESIKTAELAYELAKSNYEMNLENYEFAVDNLEKNKELYEQGVISEVEYEQIRLQASPESLTILKKQLEQAEQALNQARLGENQASASYGQAAVGIDMAQEGYQIALDTLNDLEVTAPIDGYITTLNLTENAMATNQQAAIVIEDLMQIKVTASVTPETVSKINKGDQLQVMVGSYEEPFTGEVTGVSLSANSATRLYPIEVTIENDDGRIRPGMFATIKVINEKSEQALTVPSDAVLQHDDGYVVYRLVSENKAEPVTVQIGIDTGYEVEITQGLSKGDVVITKGAGLINEETELNVIRGDE from the coding sequence ATGAAGAAATTAATAACTATATTCGTTGTATTGGCAATCATTAGCATTATAGTGATTCCAAGAGTAATGGATAACAATCAAGGTGGTAGTGAAGAAAGCGTCATTAAGTCAGTAACCGTTGAAGCAGAGGCGGCAAAGACGCAAAAGGTTGAAACCTATATTGACTTAATCGGAAGTACTTATGCAAAAGCAACCGTACCTGTCATGGCACCTGTTCCGGCAGATGTTGACAATATTCACATTGCTGTGGGCGACTATGTAACACAGGGACAAGTTCTTTTTAGCCTTGACCCAAGTGATGTTGAAAATCAAGTCAAACAAGCTCAGTTGTCTGTTGACCAAGCAAGTGCAGCAGCAGCGCAAGCCAATGTGGGGATAAATAGTGCTAGAGAAAGTATAAAAACTGCAGAGCTTGCCTATGAACTTGCAAAAAGCAATTATGAAATGAACTTAGAAAACTATGAGTTCGCTGTAGATAATCTAGAAAAAAACAAAGAGCTTTATGAACAAGGGGTTATCTCTGAAGTCGAGTACGAACAGATTCGGTTGCAGGCATCTCCAGAGTCACTTACAATTTTGAAAAAACAATTAGAACAAGCAGAACAAGCCTTAAATCAGGCAAGACTTGGAGAGAATCAAGCGAGTGCATCTTATGGTCAGGCAGCTGTAGGAATTGATATGGCACAAGAAGGTTATCAGATAGCACTTGATACCTTAAATGATTTAGAAGTGACAGCACCAATTGATGGATATATTACTACTCTTAATTTAACAGAAAATGCAATGGCGACCAATCAACAAGCAGCGATTGTGATTGAAGACCTTATGCAGATTAAAGTTACTGCATCGGTAACACCTGAAACCGTAAGTAAAATAAATAAAGGCGATCAACTTCAAGTGATGGTTGGATCCTATGAAGAGCCTTTTACAGGTGAGGTTACAGGTGTGTCTTTATCAGCAAACAGTGCAACGCGTCTTTATCCGATTGAAGTGACCATAGAAAACGATGATGGACGTATTCGACCGGGTATGTTTGCAACCATCAAAGTCATTAATGAAAAAAGCGAACAAGCGCTTACAGTACCATCGGATGCTGTATTGCAACATGATGATGGATATGTCGTTTACCGATTGGTCAGTGAAAATAAAGCAGAACCTGTAACTGTACAAATCGGTATTGATACAGGATATGAAGTTGAAATTACTCAAGGTTTATCAAAAGGAGATGTAGTCATCACAAAAGGAGCAGGCCTTATTAATGAAGAGACTGAGCTGAACGTGATAAGGGGGGATGAATAA
- a CDS encoding aminotransferase class IV gives MHIPTLDDVIFIDIHNINSLIYYDEGYSFGLNFFETILITDHGIFLDEHVARLNHSLEEFGIAKRITVQLIEALISHYKLSNLALKVSVSDKNVIASVRSLTYSPQYYEKGAHVTLSSVIRPSTSPLVKHKSANYGDLILALRHAKHNGFDDCLLQNEHGRLTESCIANLFIIKNGTLLTPSIDEGVLPGIVRSYLIKNFPIIESRITTDDLLECDGAFLTNSLMGLVHISQVDATPLRYHPMVSTIASQYFAAINKEI, from the coding sequence ATGCATATACCCACACTTGATGATGTGATTTTTATAGATATCCACAATATCAATTCCCTTATCTACTATGATGAAGGTTACAGTTTTGGATTGAATTTCTTTGAAACGATTTTAATTACAGACCATGGTATATTTTTAGACGAACATGTTGCACGTCTTAATCATAGCCTAGAAGAATTTGGTATTGCAAAGCGGATTACTGTACAATTAATTGAAGCGTTGATTTCCCACTACAAGTTATCAAACCTCGCATTAAAGGTTAGTGTTTCTGATAAGAATGTCATCGCTTCTGTTCGTTCGCTTACTTATTCACCACAATATTACGAAAAAGGGGCGCATGTCACACTTTCTTCTGTTATCCGACCAAGCACTAGTCCTCTTGTCAAACATAAGTCTGCAAACTATGGTGATCTGATTCTTGCATTGCGCCATGCCAAGCACAATGGTTTTGACGATTGCCTATTACAAAATGAGCATGGTCGCCTAACTGAAAGTTGCATTGCAAATCTATTTATAATAAAAAATGGAACTCTATTGACCCCTTCTATTGATGAAGGTGTATTACCGGGAATTGTAAGAAGTTATCTCATCAAGAACTTTCCTATTATTGAATCCCGCATCACAACAGATGACCTTCTCGAGTGTGATGGCGCTTTTTTAACGAATAGTTTAATGGGACTTGTACATATTTCACAAGTTGATGCAACCCCTCTTAGATATCATCCTATGGTGAGCACCATTGCCAGCCAATACTTCGCTGCGATTAACAAGGAGATATAA
- a CDS encoding DUF2721 domain-containing protein: MEPISISTPAIVFPALSVLMLAYTNRFIAISKRVRSLHQEYMSESNQVIYQQIHVMHKRLKYIRNMQILAIGGFLINVVSIFLILLHIDNVATYMFALSLIFIAASLGVAMLEIYYSVNALTLQLHANENQWTMEKSKEE, from the coding sequence ATGGAACCCATCAGTATATCAACGCCGGCCATTGTTTTTCCAGCCCTATCTGTTCTGATGTTAGCCTATACCAATCGCTTTATCGCAATATCAAAACGGGTTCGTTCGTTGCATCAGGAGTATATGAGTGAATCTAATCAAGTCATATATCAACAGATACATGTCATGCATAAACGGTTAAAATATATTCGGAATATGCAGATTCTTGCAATCGGAGGCTTTTTGATTAATGTTGTGAGTATATTTTTAATCTTGCTTCATATCGATAATGTTGCAACGTATATGTTTGCGTTGAGTTTAATTTTTATTGCCGCCTCATTAGGTGTAGCGATGTTAGAAATATATTATTCGGTGAATGCGCTGACATTGCAACTTCATGCAAATGAAAATCAGTGGACAATGGAAAAGAGTAAGGAAGAATAA
- a CDS encoding aminodeoxychorismate/anthranilate synthase component II, whose protein sequence is MFLMIDNYDSFVYNLVRYIKELNEPIEVYRNDQITIDFIYQLQPIGIILSPGPKDPMETGISHEIIQEFATKIPILGVCLGHQTIAHTYGASIIKGLRPMHGQVSSIHHNGLGVFKALPSPYQVTRYHSLVVDPDTLPADFIITARSEDGAIMGIKHKTALLEGVQFHPEAVLTEHGHQLLSNYIHWCKEVNA, encoded by the coding sequence ATGTTTTTAATGATTGACAACTATGATTCATTTGTTTATAACTTGGTTCGTTACATAAAAGAACTTAACGAACCTATTGAAGTCTATCGTAATGACCAAATTACGATAGACTTTATTTATCAACTCCAGCCTATTGGCATCATCTTATCTCCCGGTCCCAAAGATCCAATGGAGACAGGCATTTCCCATGAGATTATCCAAGAATTTGCCACTAAAATTCCAATCCTAGGTGTATGTCTAGGTCATCAAACAATTGCACACACTTATGGAGCCTCGATTATCAAAGGGCTTCGTCCAATGCATGGGCAAGTGAGCTCCATACACCATAACGGTCTTGGTGTCTTTAAGGCGCTTCCTTCGCCTTATCAGGTGACACGCTATCATTCGCTTGTCGTCGATCCAGATACATTACCCGCTGATTTTATTATCACTGCACGGTCTGAGGATGGTGCTATTATGGGTATTAAGCATAAAACTGCTCTCCTTGAAGGGGTTCAATTTCACCCTGAAGCCGTTTTAACCGAACATGGACATCAGCTACTATCAAATTATATCCATTGGTGTAAGGAGGTGAATGCATAA